The genomic DNA gcaggtggaagaggaggagaaggagatgcAGCTGCGCGAGACGGCCGTCGTGCGCGGCGTGCGGTCGGAGCGGCTGTTCTTCGAGCCGGCCGGCGCGGAGTTCTTGCCCAAGCAGGTAACACATTTTGCATGCCTTGTGTGATGTCCGACGAGAAGGCACCATTCGAATCGGTTCTAACGCGAGTGTGGTTtcaggaggcggcgccggcgagaggCAAGAACGAGGCGGCCGCCGTGGTGCGCGTCAAGGACGAGGAGTCAGCGACCGCAGCGGCACCCGACAAGAACGagtcggcggcggaggtgaaGGGCGTCGCGGTGGTGGTGACGGTGGAGTCGAAGGATCCCTACCGCGACTTCCGGGCGTCGAtggcggagatggtggcggcgcacgggctGCGGGACTGGGAGGCCCTGGAGGAGCTCCTGGCGTGGTACCTCAAGCTGAACGCCAAGGGCGTCCACGCCGCCATCGTCGGCGCGTTCATCGACCTTCTCGTGAGCATGCagccgcaggcggcggcgtccccgatGCCGAGCCCGCCgtcgctgccgtcgccgtcgccctcgTCGTCGTGCATCACGTTCGAGGAGTACTCGTCGGCGACCTTTGACGAGGAAGAAGGCAAGAGCTGAGCTGAGGCTGAGgagttcagttttttttttttttaaaaaaaaaaaagttctggTCTCGTTCAGAGATGGCAGTTTTTGTGAAATATTCTGTGTGCCTGTGGAGGAATGGAAGGTGAGGCCTGAATGTAGCCATGGATGTATGTACAGTTGCTAAAACTAGTTGATGCTGACCATCAGAGTAGATTAATGCCTAAACAACTACTAATCGatagttttttattttgcatttttatttgtCCTTTTGATGCCTGCCCCGTGTGTTGGACTAGACTAACTCTGAAGCATGTTCCCTCTATGTGCCTGTTGCTGGTAGCAGCTGTTGTTTGGCTGATTTTCTTAACAATTTTCATGGCATTTGAGCACAACTCGGCTCAAGTTACTTGTGTGAAGATCCAAACAAAAGTTGAGTCAAACATTAGCCTAAAGCCTTGCAGTGAGCATTTAGCACTGTTGGTGTTTTCACCAACATGTCATAATTTTGAGATGCTTGCAGCCCTTCAATGCGTCAGCAGGTCTCCGATCCGGACATTGTAGTCTCACACTCAGCTGTTGCGTCCATTCTGATTCACTGCCCTTGTATATATGAGTGAATGAAGGCAACCATTGTTTGATTGAACCCATGGTTGCGACAGCTGTTGTCTTAGTCTAAGACTGGTTTTGCTAGTGTGATTTTCAAATGACATTCTTAGGAAGAGAAATGTTGCGTATTGTAGCAATTGTCTACCGGGGTCTTTTGGCAAGAGCCACCTTCATTTCCAGGCTTGAGAACGTGTATTTGGATCCATCTTTGGATCAATCCCAGCTAGAGCTATCCCGAAAATTTAAGCTCTAATTGGGTGAGCCAGCTACCGGCCGGATAATGTTACCTAGGAAATTATTAGCTGGAAATAGCTAGGTCATATTCAAATTAATTAGAGTTAAAATTAGCTGGATAGCTTTAACTCGAGCAATGTATAAAATAGCGGGCTATGAGATTTAGCGTAGAGTTGTGCTCAACAGCTTATAGCCTGCTAATTAGTACAACGCTATTGTAGCGGCAGCTAGCATCAACCGTTATAGCttcgctatagcccgctatttcgtACATTGAACTCGAGTGGACTCAAAGTTCCAAATGCCCTTAGAAGAAGACTCTAAGCTGTAGATCAATCCGATGGTAGTGGTAAACATGAGGTCGAGGAATGCCACTAGCCATGGGTGCTGGAGATCAACCGGCTCCGACTATCAAATAGCTAGGGCAGGAAGAGTATAAAGATCTGTCTATACCTCACATTTGAGATTTAGCTATCTCCCAATAACTATTCCTTTGCCCTCCGATTGCCAATCAATGGTTCAGATCCGCTGCTCTACCTCCACCCCTTCTTATCTTCTTTCCTGAACCGTTCCGTCATCCGTCTCCTCCAACGATGCCTCTTTCCTCCGTCTCTCCCGCCGCACCCTGCCTCCCTTCTGGCTCCGGCGGGCTCCGCCGCCTCTCACGAGCCGCTCCCACCTCCCCGTTCCGGTGGCCTTTGCCCCCgcgtccttcttcttcctccctctccaaaGCTCCCCTGCCTCCTGTTGGCTCCGGCGGccttcgccgcctccgccgacgaATTGCCGCCGGCGCTAATCTCTTGGAGCTTAacgccctcgccgcctccactgcccggctccggcggcgcccacaccgccgccgtctcttccacctccaccgccagcCGGCGAGCTTCCCCGGAGCTTCCTCTACCGCTGGGCATGGAGGTAACCACCCAACCCCGAAAACCCCAAAATCCTAACCCCGAATCCCTATCCTTAATTCAAGTTCAAATATAAAGTTTGGATGATGGAGAGATAACTAAAAATCAAACGTTTGAGGAGTAAATCTGTATAACAATTGCCAGTGTAGTTGATACGGTGGCAAGTGCTTCATAGTGTTGGGTTTTACTCCGAGTTGAGTTGGGTGAGGGTGGCGCTCGATAGACCGAGCCTACTGAATACTAGTCAATAAATAAGGCCTTGCCCCCACGTCGTCAGCGGCAGTCCCTTTCGGTGCCGGGCTTGCCTTGAATGCGTGGAAGACGCGTACAGGGGGCCCATGAATCTGTAGCTGCTTATCATGACGTGACAATCTCGCAGGACATGGCGCGCGAGCGAGCAATACCAGCTCCAGCTAGGCGAGGTCCCAGCTGTTCTCTTCCGATCCACGGCGAACTGTGCCAGTCGAGTTCGACTCTCGTGCTGACCGGCCTCCGAGACCGAGAGTTACATGTGTGAAAATTTCCATCGAGCAGAATGACCGTGTGCCGTATAGTTCAGGAAGTCTAAGATCACTCTTAAACCAAAAGTGCACCTGCAACTAAGAAGCTCTGTTAATTTGTAGCCCACATTCCACAATTCCACGTAAAATTTCCGGACGTTTACTGGCATTAGACCACCAGTGCAGCTATCCTTCCAAGTAACCTTCCTCCCGTGGGGCCCTGAAGAGCCAAGCTTCCTAGCCTAGCTACGGAGACAGGCTACTACTGACCCAGAGATGCTTGCACGATTGGAGTCACAGGCTCACAAGCCAGCCGGTTGCGTCCCCTTCCTGTTCACGCAAGGCGTGCCTGCAACAACACAAGAAAGAAACCGGAGACGCTCACGATGATCGACGAAGCTCCATACAAAATTCAAGGACGGGCTGGCTATCCGCCGAGGCGCCGATCACctccgaccggccggccgggcttCTCCGCCTCCGTTCATCGgtgggcgcgccgccggccttggCGGCAACAGCGACCGCACCGTTCGTGGTCCTTTGCCGTAGGCAACGTCGAGATCGCGCGAGCACCTAACGTAACCAACTGTGTACCCCGCCCCCATCCGTTTGATGCGTACGTGCCATGGCGTGAACGCGTGATGGTACGCATGGATCTATACTACACAGGCTCCACCATCAGaattgctgctgctgatggagATGAACAGGTACAGTCAAACCAGGCCCATTATCAGATCCCAGGCCCAGATGTTGGTGCACGTGTGCACAAAAGTGAAAGATCCAGGGATGGGT from Setaria italica strain Yugu1 chromosome VII, Setaria_italica_v2.0, whole genome shotgun sequence includes the following:
- the LOC101773173 gene encoding transcription repressor OFP13-like; the encoded protein is MPPSLHPPHPHSHKLKRRSHPAAMAKKGLVAILYKFRDVHRPPSSPPSPSPSPSTPSAHYAQRCYPPPPSAWPWPSCRHPRTSSFRGPKDAAAAAAMFRTANTVYDTASEQFLRRSSIDEAACIDQSPLALPEEAAAAEQVEEEEKEMQLRETAVVRGVRSERLFFEPAGAEFLPKQEAAPARGKNEAAAVVRVKDEESATAAAPDKNESAAEVKGVAVVVTVESKDPYRDFRASMAEMVAAHGLRDWEALEELLAWYLKLNAKGVHAAIVGAFIDLLVSMQPQAAASPMPSPPSLPSPSPSSSCITFEEYSSATFDEEEGKS